CCCTGGCGGTAACGCAAGTCCACTTTCGTCCCGAATCGCTCCTGCAGGCGCCGTTCGAGATCGGCTATGTGGGAATCCTTGGTCAGTGGAAGCGAAGCCGGCCTGGTGCCGGCGGGTGGCGCGGTGGATCGGTTTTGCAGATGCGCGACCAGGGTTTCGGTCTGCCGAACGTTCAACGACTGTTTGATAACGCGGTCCGCCGCGAGTTTTTGTTCCTCGGCTCGAGTCAGCCCCAGAAT
The Terriglobia bacterium genome window above contains:
- a CDS encoding chromosome partitioning protein ParB, coding for ILGLTRAEEQKLAADRVIKQSLNVRQTETLVAHLQNRSTAPPAGTRPASLPLTKDSHIADLERRLQERFGTKVDLRYRQGKGALQIHFYNDDDLGRVLEIMNVKLD